The following are encoded in a window of Haliotis asinina isolate JCU_RB_2024 chromosome 14, JCU_Hal_asi_v2, whole genome shotgun sequence genomic DNA:
- the LOC137261329 gene encoding uncharacterized protein, which translates to MYVLHEPMKCMQYRYSGGICLGIITVVAIVYSATSPGTPLDNPTLKVTLDEAYKGLEVLNQGLSEEIVEDAPSDLQFLNLLKPVSHFSGLDFDTRTTVQADSLTAMRNWANPDGSDRKLLYNGMNYENGSITVPATGVYHITSHIKFYTEDNRKDNKPLQTFQHQVVRYSGSSQTQVVLFENAVTECKESIHDGAHLEYPSDAGGLARLDAGDNIIVKVSHLHLLKHDRDWHFVDMHLV; encoded by the exons ATGTACGTGTTACATGAGCCAATGAAATGCATGCAGTACCGTTACAGCGGAGGCATTTGTTTAG GTATTATTACCGTGGTTGCCATCGTTTACAGTGCAACATCACCGGGCACACCACTAGATAACCCAACTTTGAAAGTTACCTTGGATGAG GCATACAAGGGGTTGGAAGTATTGAATCAGGGACTTTCGGAAG AGATTGTCGAAGATGCTCCATCAGATCTTCAGTTTCTCAATCTCCTGAAGCCAGTGTCACACTTCTCAGGGCTGGATTTCGATACAAGAACAACAG TGCAAGCTGATTCTCTCACAGCAATGAGGAACTGGGCCAACCCTGATGGTTCTGACAGGAAGCTCCTGTACAATGGTATGAATTACGAGAACGGTTCCATCACTGTACCAGCAACAGGAGTGTACCACATCACAAGTCATATCAAGTTCTACACCGAGGACAACAGGAAGGATAACAAGCCACTCCAAACATTCCAGCACCAGGTTGTCCGTTATAGTGGCTCCAGTCAGACACAGGTGGTGTTGTTTGAGAATGCTGTGACTGAGTGTAAAGAGAGTATCCACGACGGGGCTCACCTGGAGTACCCGAGTGATGCTGGTGGACTGGCTCGGTTAGATGCTGGGGATAATATCATAGTTAAGGTGTCTCACCTCCATCTCCTGAAACACGATAGAGACTGGCATTTTGTGGATATGCATCTTGTGTAA